From the genome of Bradyrhizobium sp. ORS 278:
TGGTGAGGCCGCGCCAGAGAAAGCCGAGTTGCACGTCGGGTTCGCGGAACAGCTCGCTGACGATACGCGCGATGCCGTAGAGGCCGATGAAGCCGCCGAGGATCAGGCCCGGCCGCTTCAGCGCGCCGAAGCGGATCATGATGGCCAGCGCGATGAACAGCACGACGCCTTCGAGACCCGCTTCATAGAGCTGGCTCGGATGACGCGGCAGATGGGTCGGATCGTGCGGGAAGATCATCGCCCAGGGCACGCTCGCATCGGCGGCGCGGCCCCACAATTCGCCATTGATGAAATTGGCGATGCGGCCGAGCAGCAGGCCGATCGGGGCCACCGCGGTGGTGATGTCGCCGAGCGACAGGATCGGCAGGCCGTTGCGGCGGGCGAACCAGATCACCGCGACCACGCAGCCCATGAAGCCGCCATGGAACGACATGCCGCCGTTCCACAGCTGAAAGATCTCGAGCGGGTTCTTGATAAAGAACGGCAGATTATAGAACAGCACATAGCCGGTGCGGCCGCCCAGGATGATGCCGATCGTGGCCCACAGGATGAAGTCGTCGAGCTGGAGCAGCGAGATCGGCGCCGGGCCGCCCCACAGTCGGTCCTTCTTCAGCAGCGAGCGGGCGTAGAGCCAGCCGATCACGATGCCGCAGATATAGGCCAATGCGTACCAGCGGATCGCGAACGGACCGATCGCGATCGCGACCGGGTCGAACACGGGAAAGTCGATGAGGAGAGGCGTCATTCACAGGCTTTCGTGGGCACGGCTTTCCGTTTCGGCAAGCACGCAGGCGATGCGGGCTTTGAACGGACCCCGCCGCAGCGGCGTCGCGAGATCCTTCGGGGCCGCTCATACAGCGCGGCGAACCGGCCTCACAAGTACGATGACAAGGAAACCGAGGCGTGACAAGACGAGCCCATCTTGAAGCCGGCGGGCCGGATCGCCATTGTGTGATCGCGCGCGTCGCGCCAGCGGAGTTTGACCATGACCCAGACCAACAACCGGTTTTTCGACGAGATCGGCCGCCTGATGAACGACGCCGCCGGCGCCGCCCAGGGCATGAAGCGCGAGGTCGATTCCGTGATCCGCAACCAGGCCGAAAAGATCCTGAACGATCTGGACATCGTGAAGCGCGAGGAGTTCGAGGCGGTCAAGGACATGGCCCGGCTCGCCCGCGAGGAGAACGAGGCGCTGAAGGCCCGGATCGCGGCGCTGGAGGCCCGACTGGGCGGGGCGGCCGGCGGTCAGCCGGGCACCGGCAACGCGGACGGTTGAGGCCGGGCGGACCGCACCGGGGCGGGTGGATGGGGCCGCCGGCCCCTTCATTTCCTTGTCATTTCCCGGGTTTGCCGCTAGAACGCCGCCACGTCCGCGGCCCCCGCACCCCTGGAGGCTTGCCGAAGGGACGTCCAGCAACGGGCCGCATTGCGGCCTTTAACTTTTTAAAACAAGGACTTGAGCAAGATGGCGACCGTCAGAGAACTGAAGGCGACCGCCCGTCCGTCAGTCGGCAAGGGGGCCGCACGGGCAGAGCGTCGCGCCGGGAGAGTGCCCGGAGTGATTTATGGAGACAACCAGCCCCCGCTGCCGATCTCGGTGGAAGACCGCGAGTTGCGCCAGCGCATCCTCGCCGGCCGGTTTCTGACCACGATCTTCGACGTCACCCTCGACGGCAAGAAGCACCGGGTGATCCCGCGCGACTTCCATCTCGATCCGGTCAAGGACTTCCCGATCCACGTCGACTTCATGCGGCTCGGCCAGGGCGCGACCATCCGCGTCAGCGTGCCGCTGCACGTGGTCGGCTCGGAAGGCTCGCCGGGGGTGAAGCGTGGCGGCACGGTCAACATCGTGACCCACACGCTCGAGCTCGAGTGCCTCGCGGAGAACATCCCGCAGTTCATCGAGGCCGATGTCAGCGCGCTGGAAATCAACCACTCGCTGCACGTCTCCGACGTCAAGCTGCCGACCGGCGTGAAGACGCTGTCGCGTGGTGAGGACGCGACCCTCGTGACCATCGTGCCGCCGTCGGGCTATGGTGAGGAGCAGAAGGCCGCCGCTGGCGCTGCCGCGGCCCCGGCCGCTGCCGCCGCTCCGGCCGCCGGTGCCAAGGCTCCCGCTGCCGCTGCGAAGGCCCCTGCTGCCGCGGCCAAGGCCCCCGAGAAGAAGAAGTAAGCCGATCCACTGTCGGAGCGCGCGGGCAGTCCCCGTGCGCTCCGCAGCGACGGCAGGTCCCGGTCCCGCGCCATGCTGCTGTTCGTCGGTCTCGGCAATCCCGGCGCGAAATATTCGCGCAACCGGCACAATATCGGCTTCATGGCCGTGGACGAGATTTCTCGACGCCACCGCTTCTCGCCGTGGCGCCGCAGGTTTCAGGGCGAGACCTCGGAAGGCACGCTCGACAGCGAGCGCGTCATTCTGCTGAAGCCCACGACCTATATGAACGAATCCGGCCGTGCCGTGCAGGAAGCGGCTAGCTTCTTCAAGCTCGGCGTCGGCGACGTCACCGTGTTTCAGGACGAGCTCGAGCTTGCCCCGGGCAAGCTGCGCGTGAAGGTCGGCGGCGGCATCGCGGGCCACAACGGGCTGCGTTCGATCTCGGCGCATCTCGGCAACGACTACCGCCGCGTCCGCCTCGGCATCGGCCATCCCGGCGTCAAGGAGCTGGTGCACGGCCACGTGCTGTCGGACTTCGCCAAGAGCGAGATGCCCTGGGTCGAGGCGCTGTGCGAGGCGGTGGCCGACAACGCGGAATTGCTGACCGGCAAGCGCGACTCCACCTTCGCCAACAAGGTGCATCTGGCGCTGCAGGCCAAGGGTTTTCTGGACAAGGGCGACGCCGGCGCCGCGTGAGGCGCGCGCGACGTCGCCGTGAGAGGATGCGAGACGGGTCATGGGATTCAAATGCGGGATCGTCGGTCTGCCCAACGTCGGCAAGTCGACGCTGTTCAACGCGCTGACGGAGACGGCGGCGGCGCAGGCGGCGAACTATCCGTTCTGCACCATCGAGCCGAATGTCGGCGAGGTCGCCGTGCCCGATCCCCGGCTGGAAAAGCTTGCGGCGATCGCCAAGTCCGGCCAGATCATTCCGACCAGGCTGACCTTCGTCGACATCGCGGGCCTGGTGCGGGGCGCCTCCAAGGGTGAAGGCCTGGGCAACCAGTTCCTCGCCAACATTCGCGAGGTCGACGCGATCGCGCATGTCGTGCGCTGCTTCGAGGATTCCGACATCACCCATGTCGAGGGCAAGATCGCCCCGTTGGCCGACATCGAGACTATCGAGACCGAGCTGATGCTGGCCGATCTCGACAGCCTCGAGAAGCGGGTCGACAATCTGGCGAAGAAGGCCAAGGGCGGCGACAAGGACGCCAAGGAGCAGCACGATCTCGTCACCCGCGCGCTGGTGCTGCTGCGCGACGGCAAGCCGGCGCGGCTGCTCGAGCGCAAGCCCGAGGAGGAGCGCGCCTTCGGCATGCTCGGACTCTTGAGCTCAAAGCCGGTGCTGTACGTCTGCAACGTCGAGGAAGGCTCGGCCAAGGACGGCAACAGCTTCTCGCAGGCGGTGTTCGCCCGCGCCAAGGAGGAAGGCGCGATCGCGGTGGTGATCTCGGCCAAGATCGAGTCGGAGATCGCGACCCTGTCGCGCGAGGAGCGCGTCGATTTTCTCGAGACGCTCGGGCTCGAAGAGGCCGGCCTCGACCGGCTGATCCGCGCCGGCTATCAGCTGCTCGACCTCATCACCTACTTCACCGTCGGCCCGAAGGAGGCCCGCGCCTGGACCATCCATCGCGGCACCAAGGCGCCGGCGGCGGCGGGCGTCATTCACACCGATTTCGAGAAGGGCTTCATCCGCGCCGAGACCATCGCCTATGCAGACTACGTCGCGCTCGGCGGCGAGGCGGGCGCGCGCGAGGGCGGCAAGCTCAGGCTCGAGGGCAAGGAGTATGTCGTCGCCGACGGCGACGTGATGCACTTCCGCTTCAACAATTAGCGGCGCCGGACTTTGAGGCGAGGGGCGGACTACATCCGCCCCTGCTCGCGGATCGCGCCGAGATGCTCGTTGATGCGGAAGACGATCAGCACGAACTCGGCGACGATGCGCGACAGCACCATGCCGACGATGATGCCGGCGAGCGACGAGAGCAGCAGCAGGAAGCCGCCGAACGGGCTGATCGCCATCTCGGCAAGCCCGGTGAAGACACCGCGGATTCCCCAGAGGATGACGAGGGCAATGACGAGCCAATAGAACGTCTTGATAATGGTGGGCGTGATGAAGCGGTCCCACTGGAACAAATCGCGAAATTCCAACATCCTGATCCCCCGGCAAAGTCCCGAATCGCAACGCACATCCGTCTTTAAGTCCTGCGCAAATCCAGCACCAGACGACATCACCGGCGGCAGCCATCGATCGCGGTATGCGGCGCCTTCTGGCGCTCTCGTGCGACCGGATCGGACGTCAGCCATGCGAGCGGTCTGGTTGTGATTGCTGCAAAGTGCGGCCACAATCAGGCTTCTTTCAGCCATTCCGATCCCATGACCCTCACCTTCGAAGATTTTCCCCCCGGCCCTTTCGGCAGCTTCGGCCCGCGCCACGTCACCCGCGACGAGATCATCGCATTCGCGTCCGAGTTCGATCCGCAGCCCATGCATGTCGATGAAGACGCCGCCAAACAGTCGATGCTCCGGGGCCTCTCAGGCTCCGGCTGGCACCTCTGCTCGGTGATGATGCGAATGATGTTCGATGGCTTCATCGGCCGCACCGCTTCGCTCGGCTCGCCCGGTGTCAACGAGGTGCGCTGGCTGTCGCCGCTGCGGCCCGATGACGCGCTGATGCTCGATGTCGAGGTGGTGGAGGCGCGCGTGTCGCGGAGCCGGCCGGCGACGGGGATCGTTACGTTCAAATGCAGCGTGCGCAATGCGGCTGGCGAGAAGCTCTGCGAGATGGTGTCGCCGATCATCGTCGAGCGGCGTGGGGAGGCGGGCTGATGCGCTTCTTCGAGGATCTTCAGGTCGGCCAGCGCCGCGAGCTCGGCGCCTACACGTTCACGGCTGAGGAGATCAAACGCTTCGCCGCGCAGTTCGATCCGCAGCGCTTTCATCTCGATGAGGAGGAAGGCCGCAATTCGCTGTTCGGCGGGCTCGCCGCCTCGGGCTGGCATGTCGGCTCCGTCTGCATGAAGCTGATCGTCGCGGACAATCAGCGTCTCGCCGAGCTCGCCCGCGCGCGCGGCGAGACGGTCGTGCTGGGCGGACCGTCGCCAGGATTCCGCGAGCTGCGCTGGATCAGACCCGTTCTTGCGGGCGATACGATCACCTTTTCGAGCGAGATTGATTCGCTCCGCGCCTCCGCCTCGCGCCCGCAATGGGGCATCCTGCAAGCGCGCAACAGCGGCCATAATCAACGCGGCGAGTTGGTGTTTTCCGTGCTCGCATCGGTGTTTGTGCCACGACGACACACGGGTTGAGGCGAAAAGGTCACGTCGCCCAGGATTGTCTTCCCGGAACCAACATCGCGCTAACGCATTCTGAACCCGGACTCTATAAGACAGCCAACCAGGGATCAGGATGTGGGGGATGAGTATGGCAGATCGCGGTGGTCTGAAACTCCTCGGCTTTATCTTTGCCAGCGTGACGCTCGCGGTGATGCTCGCGACGGGAATGGTCGTTAAGGGCTATGCCGATGGCTCTTATACGCTCGAGACGTCGGCCTCGGTCAACGAGTGATCGATTAAGCAGTCGTTAACGGCGGGGCGCGGTGTCGCCGCTCTTCCGCGATCTGGCGGCTTCAGATGAGCACCATGACCGCCATTCGCTCGGTGTCGTCCGGCCTTTGTTTCCATCAAGTTCCCCCCAGACGCAACCAGCCCGTGAGACCGTAAAATCGCACGGGCACGATTCGGTCGCAGGGCCGTCACGGCCCGTTCAGGCACATAGCCTGTCGCTCCACAGCGCCTGTCGCCCACAGCAAAACCGCCACGCGATGACTCGCGCGGCGGTTCACCTCAACAACAAAGCGGAATGATCAGGTGCTACGCAGACCGTCGGCGGCGCGTTTCCACTGGGTCACGTTCTCGGCGATGGCCCGGGTCGACTTCATCGCAGCCTGGCTGAGCTGGGCGTAGCTCGCGATCTCGCGCTGCACCCGCTGGCCCTCGGCATGCAGCAGCTCCCGCAAGCTCTCGAGCTCCCCGATCAGGTTCTCGATCTCCGACAGCGAGGTGCCGGCCACACGCTGGATCAGCGAAGTCACGCTGTTGACCGCCGCATCGGCATCGATCGCGGCCTCAGCCGTCGCGGCGGCATTCGGCCGGCGCAGATAGGCGATATCATTACGCACGAAATCACGAATGCCGGCTTCGACCTCCGAGACCGCAGCGAGATCCGTATCCAGCTCGGTTTCAGTTCCATCGATCTTGTCCGGACGAATGACATTCATCGGCTATTTCCTCAGTTCGCGTTCAAGCGAGCGCGGTGTCCCCGCACGACGAAATTCTCAAAGCCTATCAGTGCGGCCAAATTAGGCCGCAACGCGGCGAAGCTGCGGCGAGGGTTCGATCATTCGTGGCAGGCAGCCACATTTCATTAACCTTACCAGCTGCGCTTGAAGCCCGCTGAAATGCTCTTGCTGGTGCTGCCTTGCGCGGTCTCGCTGACCGAGCCGGACACCGTCAGTCCATCGCTAAGCTTCTGCTCGGCGCCGAGCTTGCGCAGCCATTTCTCATCGCTCGACGACAAGGTCTGGCCAGCCGTTACGCTGGTGCCCGTGTCGCCGATCGAGAGCCGCGCGGATTGCTCGGTATCGAAGCTGCGACTCGTCTTGGCCGCCCCTCCCGGGATCGGCACCACACCTTGCTGCGTGACGTTGTAGCCATTCTGCAGAGTGAGATTGTAATGATCGATCGGCACCGCCTTGGTGATCGTCGTCCCGAGGCGGCCCTGATCCGAGCCGGGATCGACCCGAGCCTCGATCGCCGTCTTGTCCCATATCGAGCCGGCCCCAGGTGCCGTCACCGCAGCCCAGGCTGAGCCTCCGGATTGCGGCGTGCTGCCGCCATTCTCCGCCTTCTCCGCGAGCAATTCCGACATCGTGGTGGGCTGCCGCGCGACTGTCATATCGGCACCGACGCGGGCATCCCAGAACGGCGACACCGCCTGTTTGACCGAGACGCCGGAGGCGAGACTGCCCTTGTTCTGGTTCGACCAGTCGAGCGCCGCCGCCTTCTCGGCGGCCGCCTTGCGCTTCGCCGCGGCAGCGGCTTCGGGGCGATCGAGGAAGGTCAACTCGTCGATCGCAAGCTGGCTCCAATCGAGCTTGTCGACATCGATCCCCTTCATCGGATCGGCTGCGGCGGACTGATCCTCAGCCTCGTCCGCATCAGCGTCTTGCGAGGGCGCGATCTGCTGCCAGGGTGCGATCTGCATCGGTTGCGGCGCCTGGATCAGCGTCTGGCCATTCAGCGTCTGGCTATGCGCAGCGGACGTAAGAAGTTCGAAGCCGGCTACAACAAAAGCCAGCGCGCAACCATTCGATATCATGAGAGCAACCCCCGTCGCCCGACTTGCTCGCCGGAATATGGTGGAATCTTGGCGCAAAATTATGACCGCGTCAGTCACGATGTTTTGGGTTGTGAGCAACAGCACGCGCAACTCTTGGCATCAGTCCGCGATACGGTTGATCTATGCGATGCTGCCGATCCGGGGAAGGTCGATCGGATGACCCAGCGTCTGCTCCACCAGATCGAACGTGTCGATGAGGATACGCAGCCGCGCGAGTTTTCCGGCGCGAAATTGCATGAACTGGGCAAGACGCGCTGTGATCGGCTTTTCAGAGTCCTGCGTCGTCATCGCGCAGCGGACCATCGTGGCTGCAGCGCTTTCGTCCAGCATCAGCGTCTCGCGCTCAAGCTTGCGAATGTGGACGTTGTTCGCGATTTGCCTGACGGTGTCGAGCACAGCCTCCTTGCCGAGACGGGCTCCGAGAAAAGGAAACATATCAATCGGACCGTAGATGGCCCAATCGATGTCGTCGTCGAGTATCTCGGCGAGCGCGTCGAATTGGCGATCGTTGATCGCGCGATGCAATGCACGCGACAGACGCCAGAGGCTGTGCTCCGTCATCTTGCTCATCATCCTGATCTGGCTTGCAGGGCGGCGCTCCGGACGCCGGGCGAATCGTCAATGACGTTCCGCAGTGCGCCTAGTCCAACTCTCTGGCTGCTACCCCTCCATACGCGAATGATTGGCACGCGCAACGGTTGTTTTTGCATTGCACAAATGCAGAGCGCCCCGGCGCGACGCGACAGATTCACGCCTGCTAACGGCGTTCATACGGCATTCGCTGCCGGGCAATGGCCACCTCGTGGTCGCGAAACGCCGCCATGCCGAACAGAGTTGCGCCAGCGATCCCGCCAACCAGGGCTCCCAGAGGCATGAAAGTGAAAAATACGAGCATGCCGGCGTAGCCTTCAAATTCGCTCGTATTGAACAGCTCGATCCAGGCGAGTCCGAGCCCGATTCCAATCGTCGCGCCGCCAACGACGCCCATCACCAGTCCGGCAATCGCCAGAAATGCTATTCTCATGCCCCATGCCCCGTATCTCGCCCGCAAATGGGTTCGGGGCGCATCCGCGAGGTTCAACGCGAAGCCGCTCGTGGTTGGTGACGTTTCCGTGATCGCGCCTCGAATACGCTGTTGCAGAAGTTTCAGGCGCGGGCGGTCTTGGCGGCGAGCAGTCCGCCGAGATCACATTCCAGCACCTGCTGCACGAGGTCGAACGTGTCCATGATCTCGCGGATGCGGCTGATCCGGCCATCGCGCAAGGTGTAGAAGGCGGCGAGATCATATTGCACGATCCGCTCATTGTCGCGCTTGCGCAGGAAGACGCGGAGGTCGGCAGCCACCTGGTCGCCTTCACAGATCAGGGTCACGATCTCATGCCGGATGTCGGCATAGCGGCTTCGTGTGACCTCCCACATCTCGCGCACCGCGGCCTTGCCCTGCCGCCGACCAAGATGGGGAAAGATGTCGATCGGAGCCGAGGCGAAGTGTTCGATGTCATCGCTGCAATGAGCGAGAACCACATCAAAGTCTCCGGCGGCATGGGCCTCGAGCAGCTTGCGCACGCGCTGCTTGTTGATGGGCTCGATCATCCTGTCTCCACTGACGGGATTTCCGTGGTTCGCGTTGCCGTTCTGAAGAAACCGATTAGTGGTCGTCAATCACCTGTCAGAGGGTCTGCAGGGAGAATGCGCCGACACGGTGAACACAAGCTTGGCGGTGGCGGGTATACGCGCGTTTCTCTCGGTAGGTCGCAGGCATCATGAAAAAGGTTCGCGTCGCGCCTGCCGAAGCGGCGGCACGGAACCAGGCTGCGAGCCTGTCGTTAGAGAGCAAACATCCCTGCGGAGCATGATCATGAAGACCTTGTTTGCCTTGTCCGTCGCCGCCATCGCGCTGCTGTCCACGCAAGCCGCCGAGGCCAAAGGATGCATCAAGGGCGCCATCGTCGGCGGTGTCGCCGGCCATTATGCCGGTCACCACGGCGTGCTGGGCGCCGCCGCCGGATGCCTTTACGGCCGTCATCGCGCCAAGGAGCAGGATCGTCGGGATCAGCAGAGTCAGGTGAACGGCCAGGGCCGGATGTAGTCAACGATACGTGACGTCTGGCAAGCGTGATGCGAGTCACGGTGGCTGCGGCGCCAGTCGGCGACAAGGAAGCGGTCAGGCCCTCGACGAGGGCCCTCCGCACCGGATCCTCGCAATGCTCGCCGCATCGTCTCCTAGCCCGTCTGCTCCCAGTTCAGCGACGCCCAGATCGCCCGTTCTCAATCTGCTCGAAGGCATGGTGCTCACCGCCCTGTTCCAGGCGATTCCAACCTACGCCGGAGCCGCTCTGATCCTCAAGCTCGCGCATAGCACCGCGTTGCGGCCCGGCATCATCGGCTTCATCGCGACCGCCACGATCGTCCACATCTTGATGACCTCGGCCGCCGGCCCGCGCTATCCGCGCATCCTCAAGCAGTCCTATGCGGCAGAGTTCTACGATCCGACGCTCGCCCTCGCCGACAAGGTGCTGCGCTGGCGGACCCGGTCGGAAGGTTCGCTGCAACTGCTGGGATCGACCGTGATGCTGGCGCTGCTGTCGGTCGGCGTGCTCGCGATGGGGTAGCTCGGTCCCCGCCGTTCATATCGTCAGACGCAACGCCAGCGGTCCATCCTTGGCTGCCAGTCGCGACCATCCCGGCTTGCGGCCGTGCATCAGCTTGGCGAGGACCCGTCCCGAGACCAAGATATCGCCGATCTGCCCTGCCTCCGACGGATGCCACTCAACGCTGATCTCAGCGGCTGAAGCTGGCGGAAAGAACATGACGGCCGCGTCGACGCTCTTGGCGAGATGACGACGTCACCGTCAGCCTTGCACGGCTGGCTCGCTTCCGCCACAACATCCGTTGGAGACGCCAAGCACGACAAGTCAAGAACAGCAAGCCAAGAACAACAACAAGAGCCTCAGCCTGCCCTTCATGTTCAATGCCATTGAACGGCCGCCCGGCCATCCACCTTCCGCAGCCCGACTGGCCGGCGATTTCGGTCCGCTCTACGCCGCGCACGGCTTCATCGGCTGGCTGTTCGCGATCACCGGTCCGGTCGCGATCGTTTTGTCGGTCGGCGCCAATGGCGGGCTCTCGCGGGCCGAGATCGCGTCGTGGATCTTCGGCGTGTTCTTCATCAACGGTCTGATCACGCTCCTGCTGTCCTGGCGTTATCGCGAACCGCTCGTGCTGTTCTGGACCATCCCCGGCACGGTGCTGGTCGGCCAATCGCTGACTCATCTCAGCTTCGCGCAGGTGGTCGGCGCATTCTACGGCACCGCGCTGTTGATGTTCATACTCGGGCTCTCCGGGTGGGTGAAGCGCGCGATGCAATTGGTGCCGATGCCGATCGTCATGGGAATGGTCGCCGGCGTCTTCCTGCGCTTCGGCCTCGACCTGGTGCGCTCCGTGCTCGGCGAATTCGCCATCGCCGGTCCCATGGTCATGGTCTGGCTGATACTCACCGCGCTGCCTTCGCTCGGCCGGCGTTGTCCGCCCATCATCGGCGCGCTCGTGATCGGGACCGTCGCGGCGATCCTGCTCGGCAAATATGACCACAGCGCCTCACTGCAGCTTGCGTTGATCCATCCAGTCGTTCCGACGCCGTCCTGGTCGCTCCCCGCCATGATCGAGCTGATCGTTCCGCTCGCGGTCACCGTGCTCGTGGTGCAGAACGGCCAGGGCTTTGCGGTGCTGAGCGCCGCGGGCCATAAGCCGCCTGTCAATCTCGTCACGGTCGCCTGCGGCATCGGCTCGGCACTGGCCGCCATCGTCGGTGGCGTCTCGACCTGTCTCACCGGCCCGACCAATGCCATCGTCGTCTCCGGCGGCGAGCCTGATCGTCATTATACCGCTGCGATGATGGTCGGCGTTCTGGCGCTCGGCTTCGGCCTGCTGGCCCCCACTTTCACGACACTGCTGCTGATCGCGCCGAAGGCGCTGATCACCGCGCTGGCGGGCCTCGCCATGCTGCGCGTGCTACAGACGGCGTTCGTGACCGCGTTCAAGACGAACTTCTCGCTCGGCGCCCTCGTCGCCTTTCTCGTCACCGTGGCCGACGGACCGCTGCTCAACATCGGCGCGGCGTTCTGGGGACTCGTCGCGGGCTTCGCGATCTCCTGGATGCTGGAGCGTGCGGATTTCACGGCGGCGGGCGCGTAGCGGAATTTCGCAGCGCACCACGCTGCGTTGTCGCGATCGCGCCTCGAGAGGCAAAGCCCTATTGCAGCGCCGGTGGATCGCGCTACACTTCCCGACCAAACAACAATGATCTCAAGAATGTTTTGGGGAGGATTGAATGACCGCGATCACGCGCCGCAACATGCTTGCGGGCACGGCAGCAGCGGGCGCGCTGGCGCTCACCGGCCAGCCCGCCCGGTCGGAGCCGCAGTGGAAGAAATATGCCGGCACCAAGCTCGAGGTGATCCTGGCAAAGGGGCCGCGCGGCGACAATCTGCAGAAGAACATCAAGGAATTCACCGCGCTGACCGGCATCGAGGTGGAGTCCGAGCAGATCCCCGAGCAGCAGCAGCGCCAGAAGGTGGTGATCGAGCTGTCGTCGGGCAAGCCGAGCTTCGACGTGGTTCACTTGAGCTATCACGTGCAGAAGCGGCAGTTCGAGAAGGCCGGCTGGCTCGCCGACATCACCGACATGATGAAGGATCCGAATCTCACGGCCCCTGACCTCGTTCCCAGCGATTTCTCCGCCGCCGGCTTGACTTACGCCAGCAACGACAAGGGCCGCATGTTCTCGCTGCCATGGTCGGTCGACTACTTCATCCTCTACTATAACAAGGAGCTGTTCGCGAAGAAGGGCGTCGAGGTGCCGAAGACGCTCGACGAGATGGTCACGGCCGCGCAGAAACTGACCGATGCCAAGGACGGCACCTTCGGCTTCGTCGGCCGCGGCCTGCGCAACGCCAACATGACCCTGTGGACGAACTTTTTCCTCAACTATGGCGGCGAATTCCTCGACGCCAAGGGCAACATCCTCACCGACGGCCCCGAGGCCATCGAGGCCACCAAGCTCTATCAGAAGCTCCTGACCACCTGCGCGCCTCCCGG
Proteins encoded in this window:
- the lgt gene encoding prolipoprotein diacylglyceryl transferase, producing the protein MTPLLIDFPVFDPVAIAIGPFAIRWYALAYICGIVIGWLYARSLLKKDRLWGGPAPISLLQLDDFILWATIGIILGGRTGYVLFYNLPFFIKNPLEIFQLWNGGMSFHGGFMGCVVAVIWFARRNGLPILSLGDITTAVAPIGLLLGRIANFINGELWGRAADASVPWAMIFPHDPTHLPRHPSQLYEAGLEGVVLFIALAIMIRFGALKRPGLILGGFIGLYGIARIVSELFREPDVQLGFLWRGLTMGMVLSVPMLIVGAILVIRALRQPEVHHATPSLQAQP
- a CDS encoding accessory factor UbiK family protein — protein: MTQTNNRFFDEIGRLMNDAAGAAQGMKREVDSVIRNQAEKILNDLDIVKREEFEAVKDMARLAREENEALKARIAALEARLGGAAGGQPGTGNADG
- a CDS encoding 50S ribosomal protein L25/general stress protein Ctc — encoded protein: MATVRELKATARPSVGKGAARAERRAGRVPGVIYGDNQPPLPISVEDRELRQRILAGRFLTTIFDVTLDGKKHRVIPRDFHLDPVKDFPIHVDFMRLGQGATIRVSVPLHVVGSEGSPGVKRGGTVNIVTHTLELECLAENIPQFIEADVSALEINHSLHVSDVKLPTGVKTLSRGEDATLVTIVPPSGYGEEQKAAAGAAAAPAAAAAPAAGAKAPAAAAKAPAAAAKAPEKKK
- the pth gene encoding aminoacyl-tRNA hydrolase, with translation MLLFVGLGNPGAKYSRNRHNIGFMAVDEISRRHRFSPWRRRFQGETSEGTLDSERVILLKPTTYMNESGRAVQEAASFFKLGVGDVTVFQDELELAPGKLRVKVGGGIAGHNGLRSISAHLGNDYRRVRLGIGHPGVKELVHGHVLSDFAKSEMPWVEALCEAVADNAELLTGKRDSTFANKVHLALQAKGFLDKGDAGAA
- the ychF gene encoding redox-regulated ATPase YchF, whose protein sequence is MGFKCGIVGLPNVGKSTLFNALTETAAAQAANYPFCTIEPNVGEVAVPDPRLEKLAAIAKSGQIIPTRLTFVDIAGLVRGASKGEGLGNQFLANIREVDAIAHVVRCFEDSDITHVEGKIAPLADIETIETELMLADLDSLEKRVDNLAKKAKGGDKDAKEQHDLVTRALVLLRDGKPARLLERKPEEERAFGMLGLLSSKPVLYVCNVEEGSAKDGNSFSQAVFARAKEEGAIAVVISAKIESEIATLSREERVDFLETLGLEEAGLDRLIRAGYQLLDLITYFTVGPKEARAWTIHRGTKAPAAAGVIHTDFEKGFIRAETIAYADYVALGGEAGAREGGKLRLEGKEYVVADGDVMHFRFNN
- a CDS encoding DUF4282 domain-containing protein produces the protein MLEFRDLFQWDRFITPTIIKTFYWLVIALVILWGIRGVFTGLAEMAISPFGGFLLLLSSLAGIIVGMVLSRIVAEFVLIVFRINEHLGAIREQGRM
- a CDS encoding MaoC family dehydratase; protein product: MTLTFEDFPPGPFGSFGPRHVTRDEIIAFASEFDPQPMHVDEDAAKQSMLRGLSGSGWHLCSVMMRMMFDGFIGRTASLGSPGVNEVRWLSPLRPDDALMLDVEVVEARVSRSRPATGIVTFKCSVRNAAGEKLCEMVSPIIVERRGEAG
- a CDS encoding MaoC family dehydratase yields the protein MRFFEDLQVGQRRELGAYTFTAEEIKRFAAQFDPQRFHLDEEEGRNSLFGGLAASGWHVGSVCMKLIVADNQRLAELARARGETVVLGGPSPGFRELRWIRPVLAGDTITFSSEIDSLRASASRPQWGILQARNSGHNQRGELVFSVLASVFVPRRHTG
- a CDS encoding nuclear transport factor 2 family protein; the encoded protein is MTEHSLWRLSRALHRAINDRQFDALAEILDDDIDWAIYGPIDMFPFLGARLGKEAVLDTVRQIANNVHIRKLERETLMLDESAAATMVRCAMTTQDSEKPITARLAQFMQFRAGKLARLRILIDTFDLVEQTLGHPIDLPRIGSIA
- a CDS encoding nuclear transport factor 2 family protein, whose amino-acid sequence is MIEPINKQRVRKLLEAHAAGDFDVVLAHCSDDIEHFASAPIDIFPHLGRRQGKAAVREMWEVTRSRYADIRHEIVTLICEGDQVAADLRVFLRKRDNERIVQYDLAAFYTLRDGRISRIREIMDTFDLVQQVLECDLGGLLAAKTARA
- a CDS encoding benzoate/H(+) symporter BenE family transporter produces the protein MFNAIERPPGHPPSAARLAGDFGPLYAAHGFIGWLFAITGPVAIVLSVGANGGLSRAEIASWIFGVFFINGLITLLLSWRYREPLVLFWTIPGTVLVGQSLTHLSFAQVVGAFYGTALLMFILGLSGWVKRAMQLVPMPIVMGMVAGVFLRFGLDLVRSVLGEFAIAGPMVMVWLILTALPSLGRRCPPIIGALVIGTVAAILLGKYDHSASLQLALIHPVVPTPSWSLPAMIELIVPLAVTVLVVQNGQGFAVLSAAGHKPPVNLVTVACGIGSALAAIVGGVSTCLTGPTNAIVVSGGEPDRHYTAAMMVGVLALGFGLLAPTFTTLLLIAPKALITALAGLAMLRVLQTAFVTAFKTNFSLGALVAFLVTVADGPLLNIGAAFWGLVAGFAISWMLERADFTAAGA